In the genome of Desulfuromonas sp. DDH964, one region contains:
- a CDS encoding putative iron-sulfur cluster-binding metallochaperone: MKQTETKPVSMPCPCCGAAGQPVKPATLRALLKPEKAAQVREEGSYFFCGSFCGAAACDVVYFAPGSQIFLKDDLTVRVGNKESAPPRPLCYCFGHTMESIAAEIEGTGRSTAAVDIRRRIREEGCSCETKNPAGRCCLGTVEQFVRERLAGSGQEAEVAEPQAGGGC; encoded by the coding sequence ATGAAGCAGACAGAGACCAAACCGGTCAGCATGCCCTGTCCTTGTTGCGGCGCTGCCGGCCAGCCGGTCAAGCCGGCCACCCTGCGGGCGCTGCTGAAGCCGGAGAAGGCGGCTCAGGTGAGGGAAGAAGGGAGCTACTTCTTCTGCGGTTCCTTCTGTGGCGCGGCAGCGTGTGATGTCGTCTATTTCGCTCCCGGCAGCCAGATCTTCCTCAAGGACGATCTCACGGTGCGGGTCGGAAACAAGGAGAGCGCCCCTCCCCGGCCGCTCTGCTACTGCTTTGGCCATACCATGGAGTCGATCGCGGCGGAGATCGAGGGGACCGGCAGAAGCACGGCTGCGGTCGACATCCGCCGGCGCATACGGGAGGAGGGTTGCTCCTGCGAGACGAAAAACCCCGCGGGCCGCTGCTGCCTCGGCACTGTGGAGCAGTTCGTGCGGGAAAGGCTCGCCGGCTCGGGTCAGGAGGCGGAAGTTGCGGAGCCGCAGGCCGGAGGCGGGTGCTGA
- a CDS encoding helix-turn-helix domain-containing protein has product MNIFYKYSNSSNTPHKIEIPLKIRPPEELVKKPVTLGDHLRRRRLELGLYQKDVAIQIGVTASTIWNWEHGWTVELRFMPRVIDFLGYNPIPCPEDLMGQLAWYKQVKGLTLEQLGAEMERDPEQLADWLAGRHKPCRNNQEKIELFLAGHYKRSG; this is encoded by the coding sequence TTGAACATCTTTTACAAGTATTCCAACTCAAGCAATACCCCACATAAAATCGAAATTCCCCTTAAAATACGGCCACCTGAAGAACTCGTCAAAAAACCCGTTACCCTCGGTGATCACCTGCGCCGTCGCCGCCTTGAGCTTGGATTGTACCAAAAAGATGTCGCAATTCAGATCGGTGTAACGGCCTCAACCATCTGGAACTGGGAGCACGGATGGACTGTAGAGTTAAGATTTATGCCCCGCGTGATTGACTTCCTTGGTTACAATCCAATCCCTTGCCCGGAGGATTTGATGGGTCAACTGGCCTGGTACAAACAGGTCAAGGGTCTGACTCTTGAACAACTTGGGGCTGAGATGGAGCGAGATCCTGAGCAACTCGCGGACTGGTTGGCTGGCCGGCACAAGCCTTGTCGTAATAACCAGGAAAAAATTGAACTCTTTCTAGCTGGTCACTACAAAAGGTCTGGATAA
- a CDS encoding heavy-metal-associated domain-containing protein: MMKKVFTLLVAVLLLSAVSVQAAQQVEMEIEGMTCALCPLAIKRSLAKVPSVSEVNVSFEEKKAHLTVDDAVADEALEEAVRKAGGYTGKVIERKPER, from the coding sequence ATGATGAAAAAGGTATTCACGCTATTGGTGGCGGTACTGCTGCTGTCGGCCGTTTCGGTCCAGGCGGCGCAGCAGGTGGAGATGGAGATCGAGGGGATGACCTGTGCGCTCTGCCCGCTGGCGATCAAGAGGTCGCTGGCCAAGGTCCCTAGCGTCAGCGAGGTCAACGTCTCCTTCGAAGAGAAGAAGGCGCACCTCACCGTGGACGACGCGGTGGCCGACGAGGCCCTGGAGGAGGCGGTGCGAAAGGCGGGGGGATACACGGGTAAGGTCATCGAACGGAAACCGGAGCGGTGA
- a CDS encoding MerR family DNA-binding protein: MQRLTIGQVARQAGVKVETVKFYERQGLIEQPPRPASGFRTYPPQTAARIRFIRRAQELGFSLKEIGELLSLRFTPETSCTEVKARAEAKIADIERKREVLRKMQEALQRLAETCKGEGPVSECPILEAMDEREKN; the protein is encoded by the coding sequence ATGCAACGACTGACGATCGGCCAGGTGGCCAGGCAGGCAGGGGTGAAGGTCGAGACGGTCAAGTTCTACGAGCGCCAGGGGCTCATCGAACAGCCGCCCCGCCCCGCCTCGGGCTTCCGCACCTATCCCCCGCAGACGGCGGCGCGCATCCGCTTCATCCGCCGCGCCCAGGAGCTGGGGTTTTCCCTCAAGGAGATCGGCGAGCTGCTCAGCCTGCGCTTCACCCCCGAGACGAGCTGCACCGAGGTGAAGGCGAGGGCCGAGGCGAAGATCGCCGACATCGAGCGGAAGCGGGAGGTGCTGCGGAAGATGCAGGAGGCGCTGCAGAGGCTGGCGGAGACCTGCAAAGGGGAAGGACCGGTCAGCGAGTGCCCGATCCTGGAGGCGATGGACGAGAGGGAGAAGAATTGA
- a CDS encoding type II toxin-antitoxin system VapC family toxin translates to MILVTDANILITLFDVNGVSILPRIAPTEVLDVVLGECEHESQPGLREAVEAAGIDIIPSDMTWASPARQMMDGKLSFPDALCLFYAKSQGKVLLSGDRPLRNRCEVEGVEYRGAIWVVQEVYERGLLSPEELCRWIKTWPLMERRLPRAELDRLKNELSC, encoded by the coding sequence TTGATACTGGTGACCGACGCAAACATTCTGATCACCCTGTTCGACGTGAACGGGGTGTCAATCCTCCCCCGGATCGCTCCCACCGAAGTTCTGGATGTAGTTCTTGGTGAGTGCGAGCACGAAAGTCAACCAGGGCTCAGGGAGGCAGTTGAAGCGGCGGGTATCGACATTATTCCCTCGGACATGACCTGGGCCTCCCCCGCTAGGCAGATGATGGATGGAAAGCTGAGCTTTCCGGACGCCCTCTGCCTTTTTTATGCAAAGAGCCAAGGCAAAGTTCTTCTTTCTGGGGACCGGCCCTTAAGAAATCGTTGCGAAGTGGAGGGCGTCGAGTATCGGGGAGCGATCTGGGTGGTTCAGGAGGTTTATGAACGGGGACTGCTTTCCCCCGAGGAGCTGTGCCGGTGGATCAAAACGTGGCCTCTTATGGAGCGAAGACTGCCAAGGGCCGAGCTGGACCGGCTGAAAAATGAGTTGAGTTGTTAG
- the merB gene encoding organomercurial lyase, with amino-acid sequence MAGLMERIGESVRGRIAEAQLDPVEDETRKFILRRFAATGRAPSLLEIGERMGFASPESVSRSVEKLEGADILTQKGGEIVSAYPFSAQETRHRVVFADGRWAYALCATDALGIHFMLDEPITVLSRCPCCEGEIEVTVKNGTIFSRKPEGMLEFVCDRERGGCTAESCCPYINFFCSREHLANWMGKNPALAKGEIYTLKEALQHGRMIFEDFLR; translated from the coding sequence GTGGCAGGACTCATGGAGCGGATAGGCGAATCGGTAAGAGGGCGGATCGCCGAGGCACAGCTTGATCCCGTGGAAGACGAAACCAGGAAATTCATCCTGCGCAGGTTCGCAGCCACCGGCAGGGCACCTTCCCTGCTGGAGATCGGGGAAAGGATGGGCTTCGCTTCACCGGAATCCGTCAGCCGCAGTGTGGAAAAGCTCGAAGGGGCTGACATCCTTACGCAAAAAGGGGGAGAGATAGTCTCAGCCTACCCCTTCTCAGCCCAGGAAACGCGCCACCGGGTAGTATTCGCCGACGGACGCTGGGCCTATGCCCTCTGCGCCACCGATGCCCTCGGTATCCATTTCATGCTGGATGAGCCGATCACCGTCCTCTCTCGGTGTCCCTGCTGCGAAGGGGAAATAGAGGTGACTGTGAAAAACGGCACGATCTTTTCCCGCAAACCGGAAGGAATGTTGGAGTTTGTGTGCGATCGGGAACGGGGCGGCTGCACGGCGGAAAGCTGCTGTCCGTACATCAATTTCTTCTGCTCCAGGGAGCATCTGGCAAACTGGATGGGGAAGAACCCCGCACTGGCTAAAGGCGAGATTTATACCCTCAAGGAAGCGTTGCAACACGGCAGGATGATTTTCGAAGATTTCCTCCGGTAG
- a CDS encoding ATP-binding protein gives MGYCLSWNTCKRCSNPCKCGFLFESGNLCTCTPHDIQRYRQRLSGPLLDRIDLHIEVPRVPHRDLTDPVDGESSEVIRGRVEAARQLQRERLAPFGLHANANMAARHIRKFCPLDEEGQKLLEMVTDRLGLSARSYARILKVARTIADLGGSERIEQSHLAEAIQYRGLDRKTL, from the coding sequence GTGGGGTATTGCTTGAGTTGGAATACTTGTAAAAGATGTTCAAACCCCTGCAAGTGCGGATTTCTCTTTGAATCCGGCAACTTATGCACTTGTACACCGCACGATATCCAGCGATACAGGCAGCGGCTATCCGGGCCACTACTCGACAGAATTGATCTGCACATCGAGGTGCCGCGGGTTCCCCATCGTGACCTGACCGACCCCGTTGACGGCGAATCGTCGGAGGTCATTCGCGGCCGGGTCGAAGCGGCCCGACAACTTCAGCGTGAACGCCTCGCCCCCTTCGGCCTGCACGCCAACGCCAACATGGCTGCCCGCCATATCCGAAAGTTCTGTCCGCTGGATGAGGAAGGACAGAAACTGCTGGAGATGGTCACCGACCGCCTCGGACTTTCCGCCCGCAGCTACGCTCGCATCCTCAAGGTCGCACGGACAATAGCTGACCTGGGAGGAAGCGAACGGATCGAGCAGTCGCACTTGGCCGAGGCGATTCAGTATCGGGGTCTGGATCGGAAGACCTTGTAA
- a CDS encoding calcium/sodium antiporter, whose translation MVFPVLAVVCGLILLVWSADRFVEGSASTARHFGMPALLIGMVIVGFGTSAPEMVVSAIAASQGNPGIALGNAYGSNITNIALILGLTALISPIAVHSQVLRKELPILMAVTLLAAWQLWDGELSRSDALILLGVFSGLMAWTIWQGMQKKTDAFGGEVEQEMEERAMPLRRAIFWLVTGLVLLIASSRLLVWGAVEIAHGLGVSDLIIGLTIVAVGTSLPELASSIIATRKGEHDIALGNVIGSNLFNTLAVVGIAGVIHPLDVGPEVLSRDIFVMAILTGALFVIGYGFRGPGRINRYEGITLLACYVGYTDYLVYGVIVG comes from the coding sequence ATGGTATTTCCTGTTCTCGCGGTCGTTTGCGGTCTCATTCTCCTCGTTTGGAGTGCTGATCGGTTTGTGGAAGGGTCCGCTTCAACGGCTCGGCACTTTGGAATGCCGGCGCTTTTGATCGGCATGGTGATCGTTGGCTTCGGAACATCGGCACCTGAAATGGTCGTCTCGGCGATTGCGGCGTCACAGGGCAACCCCGGGATCGCCCTCGGTAACGCTTACGGTTCGAACATCACCAACATCGCTCTGATCCTGGGCTTGACCGCTCTGATCAGCCCGATCGCGGTCCATTCACAGGTGTTGCGCAAAGAATTGCCAATCCTCATGGCGGTCACACTACTGGCGGCCTGGCAACTTTGGGATGGTGAACTCTCCAGGAGTGACGCCCTGATTTTACTGGGAGTATTTTCTGGATTGATGGCCTGGACGATCTGGCAGGGGATGCAGAAGAAAACTGACGCATTCGGCGGCGAGGTTGAACAGGAAATGGAAGAGCGAGCAATGCCTCTTCGTCGGGCCATTTTCTGGCTGGTTACTGGGCTGGTTCTGTTGATCGCAAGTTCTCGGCTTTTGGTTTGGGGCGCGGTAGAGATCGCCCACGGACTCGGGGTCAGTGATTTGATCATCGGCCTGACAATCGTCGCGGTTGGCACCTCCCTTCCAGAGCTGGCCTCATCAATCATCGCGACGCGTAAAGGCGAACATGACATCGCTCTTGGCAACGTCATCGGTTCAAACCTGTTCAATACTCTTGCGGTGGTTGGGATTGCCGGCGTGATCCACCCTCTCGATGTCGGCCCAGAAGTTTTGTCGCGGGATATTTTCGTTATGGCCATCCTGACCGGAGCACTCTTCGTCATTGGCTATGGATTCCGAGGCCCCGGACGCATTAACCGTTATGAGGGCATCACCTTACTTGCGTGTTACGTCGGCTATACAGACTATCTGGTGTATGGAGTGATTGTAGGCTGA
- a CDS encoding sterol desaturase family protein, translating to MRASLLWGAAVVVFAMALFALERFFHLRRTKRPLTGRLLVNLTFAAVAFVTVAITVRPAAEATLGWTGRSAFGLAQLAAIPPGLRPVLAFLLMDLTFYWWHRANHRIPLLWRFHNIHHIDPDLDVSTAFHFHFGELAFSSAFRVAQIGLIGPSLGSYLLYETFFQTGTLFHHSNVRLPIRAERLLVRFIVTPRMHGIHHSQVRGETNSNYSTLFSFWDRLHRTLGLNIPQDAIDIGIQGYAGERDNALGNALLAPFRTQHDYWRRAVGRLPERSGTEGVKGRLAR from the coding sequence ATGAGGGCTTCCCTTCTCTGGGGTGCCGCCGTCGTGGTTTTCGCCATGGCACTTTTCGCGCTGGAGCGCTTCTTTCACCTGCGCCGGACCAAGCGCCCGCTGACCGGGCGGCTCCTGGTCAACCTGACCTTCGCCGCCGTCGCTTTCGTTACGGTAGCGATCACCGTGCGCCCCGCGGCCGAGGCGACCCTCGGCTGGACCGGGCGCAGCGCCTTCGGCCTGGCGCAGCTGGCAGCAATTCCTCCGGGCCTCCGCCCGGTCCTGGCCTTTTTGCTGATGGACCTCACCTTCTACTGGTGGCACCGGGCCAACCACCGCATCCCCCTGCTGTGGCGCTTCCACAATATCCACCACATCGACCCCGACCTGGACGTCTCTACCGCATTCCACTTCCATTTCGGGGAGCTCGCTTTCTCCTCCGCTTTCCGCGTGGCGCAGATCGGCCTGATCGGCCCCTCCCTCGGCAGCTACCTGCTCTACGAAACCTTCTTCCAGACCGGCACCCTCTTTCACCACAGCAACGTGCGCCTGCCGATCCGGGCCGAGCGCCTCCTCGTGCGTTTCATCGTCACCCCGCGCATGCACGGCATCCACCACTCCCAGGTGCGGGGGGAAACGAATTCCAACTACTCCACCCTCTTCTCCTTCTGGGACCGGCTGCACCGCACCCTGGGGCTCAATATCCCCCAGGATGCCATCGACATCGGCATCCAGGGGTACGCGGGGGAGAGGGACAACGCTCTGGGCAACGCCCTGCTGGCCCCGTTCAGGACCCAGCACGACTACTGGCGCCGTGCGGTCGGCAGGCTGCCGGAGCGAAGCGGTACGGAAGGAGTAAAGGGCCGCTTGGCCCGATAG
- a CDS encoding MerR family transcriptional regulator produces MKDLTIGQVARAAGVGVETVRFYERQGLIEQPPRPPEGYRRYRSETVAELRFIRRAKELGFTLPEIGELLGFCRHEAVDCATVRQRAETKIADIEGRMAALARMRDALGSLVAACRERGHVGECPLLETLAEESKEDGS; encoded by the coding sequence ATGAAGGATCTGACCATCGGGCAGGTGGCAAGGGCGGCCGGCGTAGGAGTGGAGACAGTCCGCTTTTACGAGCGGCAGGGACTCATCGAGCAGCCTCCCCGGCCCCCGGAAGGGTACCGCCGGTATCGGTCGGAGACGGTAGCGGAATTGCGCTTCATCCGTCGCGCCAAGGAGCTCGGCTTCACCCTGCCGGAGATCGGCGAACTGCTCGGCTTCTGCCGGCACGAAGCCGTAGACTGCGCCACGGTGCGGCAGCGGGCCGAGACGAAGATCGCCGACATCGAGGGGCGGATGGCGGCTCTCGCCCGGATGCGGGATGCCTTGGGATCCTTGGTCGCCGCCTGCCGGGAGCGCGGCCACGTCGGCGAGTGCCCGCTCCTGGAGACGCTGGCCGAAGAAAGCAAGGAGGATGGTTCATGA
- a CDS encoding methyltransferase family protein yields MQENWGGWTLAVFMIVIVSWVFYRFAAPKSWREWSRAGLVQAFIIALYAEMYGFPLTLYLLARFFDLDVSASANLWSSLLGVGELGMVVAMIVGYAFVLVGLFLLAGGWRQLYRARRENRLATGGLYAIVRHPQYTGILLAVFGEGVMHWPTLFSVVLFPVIGLAYWSLARKEEKEMLRVHGEAYREYRRRVPMLLPCWGQWKRLLAGNWWER; encoded by the coding sequence ATGCAAGAAAACTGGGGCGGCTGGACCCTGGCCGTTTTCATGATCGTCATCGTCTCCTGGGTCTTCTACCGCTTCGCGGCCCCGAAGAGCTGGCGCGAGTGGAGCCGGGCGGGTCTGGTCCAGGCCTTCATCATCGCCCTCTACGCCGAGATGTACGGCTTCCCTCTCACGCTCTACCTGCTGGCCCGCTTCTTCGACCTCGACGTCTCGGCAAGCGCCAACCTGTGGTCGAGCCTTCTGGGGGTCGGCGAACTGGGGATGGTCGTGGCCATGATCGTCGGCTACGCGTTCGTCCTCGTGGGCCTCTTCCTCCTGGCTGGCGGGTGGCGGCAACTCTACCGCGCCCGTCGGGAAAACCGCCTGGCCACAGGCGGCCTCTATGCGATCGTTCGCCATCCGCAGTACACCGGCATCCTGCTCGCGGTCTTCGGCGAAGGGGTCATGCACTGGCCGACCCTGTTCTCGGTGGTCCTCTTTCCTGTGATCGGGCTTGCCTATTGGAGTCTGGCCCGCAAGGAAGAGAAGGAGATGCTCCGGGTCCACGGGGAGGCCTACCGCGAGTACCGGCGCCGGGTCCCCATGCTCCTTCCGTGCTGGGGGCAGTGGAAGCGGCTGCTCGCAGGCAACTGGTGGGAGAGGTAA
- a CDS encoding mercuric transporter MerT family protein, whose translation MRKERLTSLGGILAALLGTACCLGPILFVVFGTTLAFTGQLTALEPLRPWFLGLAGVLLGGAFWKLYLKKAPCACPEDVRARRISRAFFWIGAAVWLAALFSPQILLWIYG comes from the coding sequence ATGCGGAAGGAAAGATTGACCAGCCTGGGAGGCATATTGGCGGCGCTTCTGGGAACGGCCTGCTGCCTGGGACCCATTCTGTTCGTGGTCTTCGGGACCACGCTTGCCTTTACCGGGCAACTGACGGCTCTGGAGCCTCTGCGCCCCTGGTTTCTCGGCCTGGCCGGGGTGCTGCTCGGCGGCGCCTTCTGGAAACTCTACCTGAAGAAGGCGCCCTGCGCCTGCCCGGAGGACGTCCGCGCCCGCCGCATCTCCCGGGCATTTTTCTGGATCGGCGCAGCCGTCTGGCTGGCGGCGCTCTTCTCGCCGCAGATCCTGCTGTGGATCTACGGGTGA
- a CDS encoding thioredoxin family protein has translation MTTKRKIEVFSAGCPACQETVKLVESLACPSCDVEVLDMHDTAIAARAKVMGVRTIPAVAIDGKLASCCAGRGPDEAALRSAGLGRPLP, from the coding sequence ATGACGACCAAACGCAAAATCGAAGTCTTCAGCGCCGGCTGTCCGGCGTGTCAGGAAACGGTGAAACTCGTCGAGAGCCTCGCCTGCCCTTCCTGCGACGTTGAGGTGCTCGACATGCACGATACGGCCATCGCCGCCAGAGCAAAGGTGATGGGCGTGCGCACGATTCCGGCCGTGGCGATCGACGGCAAGCTCGCCTCCTGCTGCGCCGGGCGCGGACCGGATGAGGCCGCGCTGCGGTCGGCGGGGCTTGGCAGGCCGCTTCCCTGA
- a CDS encoding PP2C family protein-serine/threonine phosphatase: MEIPDQLEIDLASHVQKLLFPKSSPVCDWSCIGVKNRMAKGLGGDYFDFIALPDGCQALFIGDVTGHGLPAAVVMSLLYGYINRFAAEICSPLDVVRGVNGFLQSFAIRSPEFDHHFSSTLFLGFIHPDTLAMEYVNAGHPAPLILRGRNLHTLPPTAPPIGFFDAPEIHMETFQFAQEDRLLLYTDGVIEAPDQAEELFGLERLQDVLLQTRGDHMEFLEQLFAALKEFTGRDTPRDDCTAIVIDFHRGWPTPQGK; this comes from the coding sequence ATGGAAATACCGGACCAATTGGAGATCGACCTGGCAAGCCACGTGCAGAAGCTCCTCTTCCCCAAAAGCTCGCCGGTCTGCGACTGGAGCTGCATCGGCGTCAAGAACCGCATGGCGAAAGGGCTGGGAGGGGATTACTTCGACTTCATCGCCCTCCCCGACGGCTGCCAGGCGCTCTTCATCGGCGACGTGACCGGCCACGGCCTGCCGGCGGCTGTGGTCATGTCCCTTCTGTACGGGTACATCAACCGTTTTGCGGCGGAGATCTGCTCCCCCCTCGACGTGGTCCGGGGGGTCAACGGTTTTCTGCAATCCTTCGCGATCCGTTCTCCGGAGTTCGATCACCACTTCTCCTCCACCCTCTTCCTCGGTTTCATCCACCCCGACACGCTGGCGATGGAGTACGTCAACGCCGGCCACCCCGCCCCTCTGATCCTCCGCGGCCGGAACCTTCACACTCTGCCGCCGACCGCGCCGCCCATCGGATTCTTCGATGCGCCCGAGATTCACATGGAGACCTTCCAGTTTGCCCAGGAAGACCGCCTTCTCCTCTACACCGATGGCGTCATCGAGGCCCCCGATCAGGCGGAGGAGCTGTTCGGCCTGGAACGCCTGCAAGATGTGCTGTTACAGACCAGGGGCGACCACATGGAGTTTCTTGAGCAGCTCTTTGCCGCCCTGAAGGAGTTCACCGGGAGGGACACGCCCCGCGACGACTGCACGGCCATCGTCATCGACTTTCATAGAGGCTGGCCGACGCCGCAAGGCAAATGA
- the merF gene encoding mercury resistance system transport protein MerF, translating to MPNAQKKYRNRLIAALVGTGVVALCCFTPVLVVLLAAVGLAAFTPYLDYVLFPALGILIFLTIVAYRKWRKACRCEDA from the coding sequence ATGCCGAACGCGCAGAAGAAATACCGCAACCGCCTCATCGCCGCCCTGGTGGGTACCGGGGTGGTCGCCCTCTGCTGCTTCACCCCCGTCCTGGTCGTCCTGCTGGCGGCGGTCGGCCTGGCCGCCTTCACCCCCTACCTCGATTACGTGCTCTTCCCGGCGCTGGGGATTCTCATCTTCCTGACCATCGTCGCTTACCGGAAATGGCGGAAGGCATGCCGCTGCGAGGATGCATAG
- the merA gene encoding mercury(II) reductase, whose product MERYDLVILGGGAAAFAAATEADRLGLKTVIVNDGLPMGGTCVNVGCMPTKHLLAVAGELHGIRHPRFASISSTPPAFDFARAMAEKDHLITEARRKNYQEVLAGFKHVTWIDGRGVFASERAVRVGEKEIEGEHILIATGCRTKVYPIEGLEATGYITNPEALALQRLPSSLVVLGGGPLGLEFAQIFARFGAKVTIVEAAKRIASVSEPEISEALRGYLQDEGIGIRTGVKIRRVRRNGSIKEVIVEADGREEVLRGEEILVATGVVGNIEGLGLEEIGVETERGCNVRVNEFLQTSLPHIWAAGDVVCHICLETVAAKEGKMAVENAFRGAKKTLDSDSIPFAVFTDPEVAGVGLTEAQYMARYGTCTCRTVQLSQVPKALAVNDTRGLVKMVVHHETGRVMGVHILAPHAAEMTHEAALAVRLGLTVDDLIETTHVFPTYCEGIKMAAQAFRRDIGRMSCCVE is encoded by the coding sequence ATGGAACGCTATGACCTCGTAATCCTGGGAGGAGGCGCTGCCGCCTTTGCGGCGGCGACGGAGGCGGATCGGCTTGGCCTGAAGACGGTGATCGTTAACGACGGCCTTCCCATGGGGGGGACCTGCGTGAACGTGGGGTGCATGCCGACCAAGCACCTTCTCGCCGTGGCCGGCGAGCTGCACGGAATCCGCCATCCGCGTTTCGCCTCCATCTCATCCACCCCGCCCGCCTTCGACTTCGCGAGGGCCATGGCGGAGAAGGACCACCTCATCACGGAGGCCCGCAGGAAGAACTATCAGGAGGTCCTGGCGGGGTTTAAACACGTCACATGGATCGACGGCCGAGGCGTCTTCGCCTCTGAGCGGGCCGTCCGGGTCGGGGAGAAGGAGATCGAGGGCGAGCATATCCTCATCGCCACCGGCTGCCGGACGAAGGTCTATCCGATAGAGGGGCTGGAGGCGACGGGCTACATCACCAATCCGGAAGCGCTCGCGCTGCAGCGGCTTCCCTCCTCCCTGGTGGTGCTGGGGGGCGGGCCGCTGGGGCTTGAGTTCGCCCAGATCTTCGCCCGCTTCGGCGCGAAGGTGACGATCGTCGAGGCGGCAAAGAGGATCGCCTCCGTCTCCGAGCCGGAAATCTCAGAAGCCCTGCGCGGCTACCTGCAGGATGAGGGGATCGGGATCCGCACCGGGGTCAAGATCCGTCGGGTGCGCAGGAACGGCAGCATCAAGGAAGTTATCGTCGAGGCGGACGGCAGGGAGGAGGTGCTCCGAGGGGAAGAGATCCTGGTCGCCACCGGCGTGGTCGGCAACATCGAGGGGCTGGGCCTGGAGGAGATCGGCGTCGAGACCGAGAGGGGGTGCAACGTCAGGGTGAACGAATTTCTCCAGACCAGCCTCCCCCACATCTGGGCCGCCGGCGACGTGGTCTGCCACATCTGCCTGGAGACCGTCGCCGCCAAAGAGGGGAAGATGGCGGTGGAGAACGCCTTCAGGGGGGCGAAGAAGACGCTCGACTCCGACAGCATACCCTTTGCCGTCTTCACCGACCCGGAGGTGGCCGGGGTGGGCCTCACCGAGGCGCAGTACATGGCCCGCTACGGCACCTGCACCTGCCGCACCGTCCAACTGAGCCAGGTGCCGAAGGCCCTCGCTGTCAACGACACGCGGGGGCTGGTGAAGATGGTCGTCCACCACGAGACCGGCAGGGTCATGGGGGTCCATATCCTCGCCCCACACGCGGCGGAGATGACCCACGAGGCGGCTCTGGCGGTCAGGCTCGGCCTGACCGTCGACGACCTCATCGAGACGACCCACGTCTTTCCCACCTACTGCGAGGGGATCAAGATGGCCGCCCAGGCCTTCCGCCGCGACATCGGCCGCATGAGCTGCTGCGTGGAATAG